One region of Armigeres subalbatus isolate Guangzhou_Male chromosome 3, GZ_Asu_2, whole genome shotgun sequence genomic DNA includes:
- the LOC134219579 gene encoding uncharacterized protein LOC134219579, producing MSELITVEDFEDRAAAIIPKEAFDYYQSGADDEQMRKLNRSSFEMLRIRPRMLRNVSNRDMKVKLFGEEYAMPIGIAPTAFQKMAHPEGEVANARAAANRKVLFTLSTLSNSSVEEVAGAVPKSPKWFQVYIYKERKLTERLVQRAKKAGFKAFVVTVDSPLFGKRRADIRNRFSLPPGLKVANFEGEQAAGLQGQGGSGLNQYGEQQLDPSLVWDDIKWLIKLAKLPVLVKGILTKEDAMIAVDKGVSGIWVSNHGGRQLDSAPSTMEALPEIVAAVGDRTTIIVDGGVRGGNDVFKAIALGAKLVMIGRPALWGLAVNGQQGVERVLDILKEELDTTMALAGCQKVSDITPLHVIHQEYYTKINMEQTQAKSKSRGMTWFK from the exons ATGTCGGAACTGATAACAGTCGAAGATTTCGAAGACCGCGCTGCAGCCATTATTCCGAAGGAAGCGTTCGACTATTATCAAAGTGGCGCCGACGATGAGCAGATGCGAAAATTGAATCGATCCAGCTTCGAGATGTTGCGCATTCGACCGCGAATGCTGCGGAACGTATCCAACCGTGACATGAAAGTGAAGCTGTTCGGAGAAGAATATGCGATGCCCATCGGGATAGCTCCGACTGCTTTTCAGAAGATGGCTCACCCGGAGGGGGAAGTGGCGAATGCTCGTGCTGCAGCCAATCGTAAGGTGCTGTTTACCTTAAGTACACTATCCAACAGCTCTGTGGAGGAAGTAGCGGGAGCCGTTCCCAAATCACCAAAGTGGTTCCAAGTGTACATTTACAAGGAGCGTAAATTGACCGAGCGACTAGTTCAAAGAGCAAAAAAGGCTGGTTTCAAGGCCTTCGTTGTCACCGTTGATAGTCCATTGTTTGGCAAACGTCGGGCAGATATTCGAAATCGATTTTCGTTGCCGCCTGGATTAAA agTTGCAAACTTCGAAGGAGAGCAAGCTGCTGGACTACAAGGACAGGGTGGATCAGGACTCAACCAGTACGGTGAACAACAGTTAGATCCTTCGCTGGTGTGGGATGACATTAAGTGGTTGATCAAACTTGCCAAGCTACCGGTACTGGTAAAGGGGATCCTCACGAAAGAAGACGCTATGATTGCAGTTGACAAAGGAGTTAGCGGCATTTGGGTGTCCAATCACGGAGGTCGTCAACTGGATTCTGCTCCATCCACG ATGGAAGCTCTTCCTGAAATAGTAGCTGCGGTGGGAGACCGTACGACCATAATAGTAGATGGAGGCGTAAGAGGTGGAAACgatgttttcaaagcaattgcACTCGGTGCAAAACTGGTTATGATTGGTCGACCTGCACTGTGGGGACTTGCTGTTAATGGTCAACAAGGTGTGGAACGCGTTTTGGATATTCTTAAGGAAGAGTTGGATACAACAATGGCCTTGGCTGGGTGCCAAAAGGTTTCCGATATCACGCCTCTACATGTGATACATCAAGAGTATTACACGAAAATTAATATGGAGCAAACACAGGCTAAAAGCAAATCCAGAGGTATGACTTGGTTTAAATaa